One segment of Bradyrhizobium sp. CB2312 DNA contains the following:
- a CDS encoding ABC transporter substrate-binding protein, translating into MLKTITLAGAAMALALSTAPSFAKELKSIGVSLGSMGNPFFVALSKGAEFEAKKTNPNVKITAVGFEYDLGKQVTQIDNFIAAGVDLILLNPGDPKAIGPAIKKAQAAGIVVVAVDTAAEGADATVTTNNVQAGEISCQYIVDKLGGKGDVVIENGPQVSAVIDRVVGCKNVFSKNPGIKVLSSDQDGKGSREGGLNVAQGYLTRFPKIDAIFAINDPQAIGTDLAARQQNRTGIVITAVDGAPDIEVALKDPQSPQIQASASQDPFFMARRAVQVGVGILNGQKPASTVELLPSKLVTRDNIAEYKGWTSDRSQ; encoded by the coding sequence ATGTTGAAGACGATCACGCTCGCCGGCGCTGCCATGGCGCTCGCACTAAGCACCGCGCCGTCCTTCGCCAAGGAGCTCAAGTCGATCGGCGTCTCGCTCGGTTCGATGGGCAACCCGTTCTTCGTCGCGCTGTCGAAGGGCGCCGAGTTCGAGGCGAAGAAGACCAATCCCAATGTGAAGATCACGGCGGTCGGCTTCGAATACGATCTCGGCAAGCAGGTCACCCAGATCGACAATTTCATCGCCGCCGGCGTGGATCTGATCCTCTTGAACCCGGGCGATCCCAAGGCGATCGGCCCGGCGATCAAGAAGGCGCAGGCGGCAGGTATCGTGGTCGTCGCGGTCGACACCGCGGCCGAAGGCGCCGATGCCACCGTGACAACGAACAACGTGCAGGCCGGCGAGATCTCCTGCCAGTACATCGTCGACAAACTGGGCGGCAAGGGTGACGTCGTCATCGAGAACGGGCCGCAAGTCTCCGCCGTGATCGACCGCGTCGTCGGCTGCAAGAACGTGTTCTCGAAGAATCCCGGCATCAAGGTGCTGTCCAGCGACCAGGACGGCAAGGGCTCGCGCGAAGGCGGTCTCAACGTGGCGCAGGGCTATCTGACGCGCTTCCCCAAGATCGACGCCATCTTCGCCATCAACGACCCGCAGGCGATCGGCACCGACCTTGCCGCGCGCCAGCAGAACCGCACGGGCATTGTCATCACCGCGGTTGACGGCGCGCCCGATATCGAGGTGGCGCTGAAAGATCCGCAGTCGCCGCAGATCCAGGCCTCCGCCTCGCAGGACCCGTTCTTCATGGCGCGGCGTGCCGTGCAGGTCGGCGTCGGCATTCTCAACGGCCAGAAGCCGGCCTCCACCGTCGAGCTCCTGCCGTCCAAGCTCGTGACCAGGGACAACATCGCGGAGTACAAGGGCTGGACCTCGGATCGCTCGCAGTAA